A portion of the Oscillospiraceae bacterium genome contains these proteins:
- a CDS encoding PrgI family protein: MAYVTIPKDLSKVKNKVFLNLTKRQLVCMGFAAGIGVPFYFLMRDTLGTSNATAGMVLLMLPEFFFALYEKNGMHLETILTNFISVRFKCPAVRRYEVENLYERELETAAPIQKKGGILGKK, translated from the coding sequence ATGGCCTATGTAACGATTCCCAAAGACCTTTCCAAAGTGAAGAACAAGGTCTTTCTGAACCTGACGAAACGCCAGCTAGTGTGTATGGGGTTTGCAGCAGGCATCGGCGTTCCGTTCTATTTTCTTATGCGCGACACGCTGGGAACCAGCAATGCAACGGCAGGCATGGTGCTTCTGATGCTGCCGGAATTTTTCTTTGCTCTGTACGAGAAAAACGGGATGCACCTTGAAACCATCCTGACGAATTTCATTAGCGTCCGATTCAAATGTCCTGCGGTACGCCGCTATGAGGTCGAAAACCTGTATGAGCGGGAACTGGAAACCGCAGCACCGATCCAGAAGAAAGGAGGCATCCTTGGTAAAAAGTGA
- a CDS encoding CD0415/CD1112 family protein, protein MFDNIFAAIEKWMRELLSGMVESNLSTMFTAVNQQTSEIAAQVGQTPQGWNSSIFSMIRNISDSVVIPIAGIIITLILCYELISMLTERNNLHDVDTWMFFKYFVKMWIAVYLVSHTFDIAMAVFDIGQSVVNSSSGIIRGNTAIDISSLSMQMQAAMATMAIGELVTLALETLVVSWCLKILSVVITVIMYGRMIEIYLYTSLAPIPFATMSNREWGHVGTNYFRGLFALAFQAFLMMVCVAIYAALIGSIRVSSDIHSALFGTMAYTVILCFSLLKTGSLSKQIFGSH, encoded by the coding sequence TTGTTCGATAATATTTTCGCAGCAATCGAAAAATGGATGAGGGAACTTCTTTCCGGCATGGTGGAGTCCAACCTGAGTACGATGTTCACAGCGGTCAACCAACAGACCAGTGAAATCGCTGCTCAGGTCGGGCAGACACCGCAAGGGTGGAACAGCAGCATTTTCAGTATGATCCGTAACATTTCGGATTCGGTGGTGATCCCCATTGCAGGAATCATCATTACGCTGATCCTCTGCTACGAACTGATCTCGATGCTGACGGAACGAAACAATCTGCACGATGTAGACACTTGGATGTTCTTCAAGTATTTCGTGAAGATGTGGATCGCGGTCTATCTCGTCAGCCATACGTTCGATATTGCAATGGCGGTATTTGACATTGGACAGTCGGTGGTAAATTCTTCCTCCGGCATTATCCGTGGCAATACCGCCATTGATATTAGTTCTCTTTCCATGCAGATGCAGGCGGCAATGGCAACAATGGCGATTGGCGAGCTGGTGACGCTGGCATTGGAAACCCTTGTTGTAAGCTGGTGTCTGAAAATTCTGTCGGTGGTTATCACGGTAATTATGTACGGCAGAATGATAGAAATATACCTCTACACTTCGCTTGCTCCGATTCCGTTTGCAACCATGAGTAACCGTGAATGGGGCCATGTGGGTACAAACTACTTCCGAGGGCTGTTCGCGCTGGCATTCCAGGCGTTCCTGATGATGGTCTGCGTGGCAATCTATGCAGCCCTTATCGGTAGCATCCGGGTATCTTCGGATATTCACTCGGCATTGTTCGGCACAATGGCCTACACGGTGATTCTTTGTTTCTCGCTGCTCAAAACGGGAAGTCTGTCCAAACAGATCTTTGGCAGTCACTAA
- a CDS encoding Maff2 family protein produces MEFFNQAITVLQTLVVAIGAGLGVWGVVNLMEGYGNDNPGAKSQGMKQLMSGGGVILIGTQLIPLLSGLFG; encoded by the coding sequence ATGGAATTCTTTAATCAGGCTATTACCGTTCTGCAGACTCTCGTTGTTGCCATCGGCGCGGGCCTTGGTGTTTGGGGCGTTGTGAACCTCATGGAAGGGTACGGAAACGATAACCCTGGTGCAAAGTCGCAGGGCATGAAGCAGCTCATGTCCGGCGGCGGTGTCATTCTCATCGGCACCCAGCTGATCCCGCTGCTCTCTGGTCTGTTCGGCTAA
- a CDS encoding transposon-encoded TnpW family protein — MNREPRTMQAADAATVSRAPENTPAMVKKIGKTTYKVHVHFSNTSTETMSDKIKRMLKNEIQQM, encoded by the coding sequence ATGAACAGAGAACCCCGTACTATGCAGGCGGCAGATGCCGCTACTGTGTCCAGAGCGCCGGAAAACACGCCAGCGATGGTAAAGAAAATCGGCAAGACAACCTACAAGGTTCATGTCCATTTCAGCAATACCAGCACAGAAACCATGAGCGATAAAATCAAGCGTATGCTCAAAAATGAAATTCAGCAGATGTGA
- a CDS encoding ATP-binding protein — protein sequence MIEITAEIRALIDKAAAGVELAGDEYIDPADGLIHCKKCGGQRQTVVPCFGKSGYFMPRCICQCQREAEEQRKTAEERQRRMERIKRRKAQGLQDRYLYDYTFANDNGENPLMDKARAYVENWKEAYRNNTGLLLFGDVGTGKSFLAGCIANALLDQDVPVLMTNFPTILNRLTGMFSEDRSEFIASFDEYDLLIIDDLGVERSTEYAMEQMFFVIDSRYRSRRPMIITTNLKLSELKNPPDLAHARIYDRILERCAPILFDGKNFREENASATRQAAKDIVSSKHD from the coding sequence ATGATTGAGATTACCGCAGAAATCCGGGCGCTGATCGACAAGGCAGCCGCCGGTGTGGAACTGGCCGGGGACGAGTACATAGACCCGGCAGACGGCCTCATTCACTGTAAGAAGTGCGGCGGCCAGAGGCAGACCGTTGTGCCATGCTTTGGGAAATCCGGCTACTTTATGCCGCGCTGCATCTGCCAGTGCCAGCGGGAGGCTGAGGAGCAGCGCAAGACTGCTGAAGAACGGCAGCGCCGCATGGAGCGTATCAAACGCCGAAAGGCACAGGGCTTGCAAGACCGCTATCTCTATGACTACACCTTTGCCAACGACAACGGCGAAAACCCATTGATGGACAAGGCCCGCGCCTATGTGGAGAACTGGAAGGAGGCATACAGGAACAACACCGGCCTGCTTCTGTTTGGGGATGTGGGAACCGGCAAGTCCTTTTTAGCCGGTTGTATCGCCAACGCTTTGCTTGACCAGGATGTGCCGGTGCTGATGACGAACTTTCCCACCATCCTGAACCGCCTGACCGGGATGTTCTCTGAGGACAGGTCGGAGTTTATTGCCAGCTTTGACGAGTATGACCTGCTTATCATTGACGATCTGGGAGTAGAGCGCAGTACCGAATATGCTATGGAGCAGATGTTTTTCGTCATTGACAGCCGCTATCGCAGCCGCAGACCCATGATTATCACAACAAACTTGAAACTGTCCGAGCTGAAAAACCCGCCTGATCTGGCCCACGCCCGTATCTATGACCGTATTCTGGAACGGTGTGCGCCGATTCTCTTTGACGGAAAGAATTTCCGGGAAGAAAATGCCAGTGCTACCCGACAGGCAGCAAAAGACATTGTAAGCAGTAAGCATGACTGA
- a CDS encoding phage replisome organizer N-terminal domain-containing protein has translation MSDNRKYYYLKLKENYFDDDSIVLLESMQDGVLYSNILLKLYLKSLKHGGRLQLDEDIPYTAQMIATITRQQIGTVERALQIFLKLGLVEVLESGTFYMSNIELLIGQSSTEAERKRAARLQNKALSAPRTNGGHLSDIRPPEIELEKEIEIKREIEKGRSARAYGRYQNVFLTDEEMADLQASFPTVWGQYIEKLSEYMASTGKRYQSHAATIRRWAGEDAKKAAPPTRNRDYSVKEDETV, from the coding sequence ATGTCAGACAACCGAAAATATTATTACCTGAAACTCAAAGAAAACTATTTTGACGATGATTCCATCGTGCTGCTGGAAAGTATGCAGGATGGTGTGCTGTATTCCAACATTCTGCTCAAGCTGTATCTGAAATCGCTGAAACATGGTGGACGGCTTCAACTTGACGAGGACATTCCTTACACGGCGCAGATGATCGCCACCATTACCCGCCAGCAGATCGGCACTGTGGAGAGAGCCTTGCAGATCTTTTTGAAGCTGGGTCTTGTGGAAGTGCTGGAGAGCGGCACATTCTACATGAGCAACATCGAACTTTTAATAGGCCAGTCCTCTACCGAGGCCGAGCGAAAGCGGGCTGCAAGGCTTCAAAATAAGGCTCTTTCTGCGCCCCGGACAAACGGCGGACATTTGTCCGACATTCGTCCACCAGAGATAGAGTTAGAGAAAGAGATAGAGATAAAGAGAGAGATAGAGAAGGGACGCTCCGCCCGCGCCTATGGCCGTTACCAGAATGTTTTCCTGACGGACGAGGAAATGGCAGACTTGCAGGCCAGCTTTCCCACTGTATGGGGCCAGTACATCGAAAAACTGTCCGAGTACATGGCTTCTACCGGCAAGCGTTATCAGAGCCATGCAGCGACCATCCGGCGCTGGGCCGGTGAGGACGCGAAGAAAGCAGCCCCGCCCACCCGCAACCGGGATTACAGCGTAAAGGAGGATGAAACCGTATGA
- a CDS encoding cysteine-rich VLP domain-containing protein: MKKSKPEPVPVMDYRQYRRARRLVHECCNYDGGHCIALDDGEECVCVQSISYSLLCRWFRAAVLPQDKELETALFHRLNAKKCSVCGALFTPGSNRAKYCPECAARMKRINAAKRKRKQREKCHALGAEKPL; this comes from the coding sequence ATGAAAAAAAGCAAGCCTGAACCCGTCCCCGTCATGGACTACCGCCAGTACCGCAGAGCGCGGCGGCTGGTACATGAGTGCTGCAACTATGACGGCGGCCACTGTATCGCCCTGGACGATGGGGAGGAATGTGTCTGTGTCCAGTCTATTTCCTACTCCCTGTTGTGCAGGTGGTTTCGGGCGGCGGTATTGCCGCAGGATAAGGAACTGGAAACGGCGCTGTTCCACCGGCTGAATGCTAAGAAATGCTCCGTATGCGGGGCGCTGTTTACCCCCGGTTCCAACCGAGCCAAATACTGCCCGGAATGTGCCGCACGCATGAAGCGGATCAACGCCGCAAAGCGCAAGCGGAAACAACGGGAGAAATGTCACGCTTTAGGGGCTGAAAAACCCTTGTAA
- a CDS encoding type II toxin-antitoxin system RelB/DinJ family antitoxin — MAGNTTNISIRMDADLKAQADALFTELGMNLTTAFNIFVRQSLREGGIPFEVRLEQPNKETVAAMLEAERIAKDPSVKGYNDLDELFADLKR; from the coding sequence ATGGCTGGAAATACCACAAACATCAGTATCCGCATGGACGCAGATTTGAAAGCGCAGGCGGACGCACTGTTTACTGAACTTGGCATGAACCTGACTACGGCGTTTAACATCTTTGTGCGCCAGTCGCTTCGTGAAGGCGGCATTCCCTTTGAAGTAAGGCTGGAACAGCCGAACAAAGAAACGGTTGCTGCCATGCTGGAAGCGGAAAGGATTGCAAAAGACCCGTCTGTAAAGGGCTACAATGACCTTGACGAGTTGTTTGCTGACCTGAAAAGATGA
- a CDS encoding type II toxin-antitoxin system YafQ family toxin: MKETKYTVKYTTSFKKDYKRAIKRGLKIELLEQVVALLAMGEPLPDKNRDHDLSGDWAGHRECHILPDWLLVYRIEDDVLVLTLARTGTHSDLFGK; the protein is encoded by the coding sequence ATGAAAGAAACCAAATATACCGTCAAGTACACGACCAGTTTCAAAAAAGACTACAAACGAGCCATCAAGCGTGGCTTGAAGATCGAACTGCTGGAGCAGGTCGTAGCGTTGCTGGCGATGGGCGAACCGCTGCCGGATAAGAACCGTGACCATGACCTGTCCGGCGATTGGGCAGGCCATCGGGAATGTCACATTCTCCCGGACTGGCTGCTTGTCTACCGCATAGAAGATGATGTTCTGGTGCTGACGCTGGCCCGCACCGGCACACACAGCGACTTGTTCGGCAAATAA
- a CDS encoding MobA/MobL family protein, which produces MFPIDFCHIPVSIIKRSEGRSAVAAAAYRSGTKLTNEWDGLTHDYTRKGGIVHAEIMLPAHAPPEFADRSTLWNSVEQIEKARDSQLAREIEAALPRELSREQQLALVRAYVKENFVDKGMCADFAIHDKGTGNPHVHIMLTVRPLKENGAWGAKCRKAYDLDENGQRIPDGKGGWKNHREDTTDWNDKGNVEIWRAAWAACTNRALEAAGHPALVDHRSYKRQGIDKIPSVHLGPAASQMEKRGIRTDKGEVNRQIAADNKLLKEIKARITRLYRWSKAETEKPQTQQSSLTALWEAQQQLNAPRTRTGKIRALQESAALFSFLQANGIQSMQQLHEKIADMNSRYYDLRGKIVKAERRITTLTERGEMWEQYNQYKSIHKQLAKVKPEKREQFEQRHSRELILYDAAARYLKELKDSDEAITPKAWQLEINQLAAGKQTDTLAMKAMREDLKAVERLRKTAEQLSRQERDKSHDREPER; this is translated from the coding sequence GTGTTCCCCATAGATTTCTGTCATATCCCCGTCAGTATTATCAAGCGCAGCGAGGGCCGTTCCGCTGTTGCCGCAGCCGCCTACCGCAGCGGAACCAAGCTGACGAATGAATGGGACGGCCTGACCCATGATTACACCCGGAAGGGCGGCATTGTCCATGCGGAAATCATGCTGCCCGCCCACGCCCCGCCAGAGTTTGCAGACCGCTCCACCCTCTGGAACAGTGTGGAGCAGATCGAGAAAGCCAGGGACAGCCAGCTTGCCCGCGAAATTGAGGCGGCGTTGCCCCGCGAACTATCCAGGGAACAGCAGCTTGCCCTTGTCCGGGCCTATGTGAAGGAGAATTTTGTGGACAAGGGGATGTGCGCCGATTTTGCCATCCACGACAAGGGAACCGGCAACCCCCATGTTCATATCATGCTGACCGTCCGGCCCCTGAAAGAAAATGGCGCATGGGGCGCAAAGTGCCGCAAGGCATACGACCTGGACGAAAACGGCCAGCGTATCCCGGACGGGAAAGGCGGCTGGAAGAACCACCGGGAGGACACCACCGACTGGAACGACAAAGGGAATGTGGAGATTTGGCGGGCGGCATGGGCGGCCTGCACCAACCGGGCATTGGAGGCCGCCGGTCATCCCGCCCTGGTAGACCACCGCAGCTACAAGCGGCAGGGCATTGATAAGATCCCCTCTGTCCATCTGGGGCCAGCCGCCAGCCAAATGGAAAAGCGCGGTATCCGCACAGACAAGGGAGAAGTAAACCGGCAGATCGCCGCCGACAACAAGCTGCTGAAAGAAATCAAAGCCCGCATTACCCGTCTTTATCGCTGGTCGAAAGCCGAAACGGAAAAACCACAAACACAGCAAAGCAGCTTGACAGCTTTGTGGGAGGCCCAGCAGCAGTTGAACGCTCCCCGCACCCGCACCGGAAAAATCCGGGCCTTGCAGGAAAGCGCTGCGCTGTTCAGCTTTTTGCAGGCAAACGGCATCCAGTCTATGCAGCAGCTTCATGAAAAAATCGCTGATATGAACAGCCGTTACTATGACCTGCGCGGAAAGATCGTCAAGGCCGAGCGCCGGATCACTACCCTTACCGAGCGCGGGGAGATGTGGGAACAGTACAACCAGTACAAGTCCATCCACAAGCAGCTTGCCAAAGTAAAGCCAGAAAAACGGGAACAGTTTGAACAGCGCCACAGCCGGGAACTGATTCTGTATGACGCAGCGGCCCGGTATCTGAAAGAATTGAAAGACAGCGACGAGGCAATCACCCCAAAGGCATGGCAGCTGGAAATTAACCAGCTGGCCGCTGGAAAGCAGACGGACACGCTTGCCATGAAAGCCATGCGGGAGGATTTGAAAGCAGTGGAACGGCTCCGCAAAACCGCCGAGCAGCTGTCCAGACAGGAACGGGACAAGTCTCACGACCGGGAGCCGGAGCGGTAA
- a CDS encoding DUF3847 domain-containing protein: protein MNEKITAHPQKEEREKVLKEIRQLENRKKILENKQRNEERRVRTRRLIERGAVLEGIFPLAPDLSGAEVKAFLIALSHLPGAAELTANLPKSGDTP, encoded by the coding sequence ATGAACGAAAAAATTACAGCCCACCCCCAAAAAGAAGAACGGGAGAAAGTCCTGAAGGAGATTCGGCAGCTTGAAAACCGAAAGAAGATTTTGGAGAACAAGCAGCGGAACGAAGAACGCAGGGTTCGTACCCGCCGCCTGATTGAGCGTGGAGCCGTTTTGGAGGGGATTTTCCCGTTGGCTCCCGACCTTTCCGGCGCAGAGGTCAAAGCATTTTTGATTGCCCTGTCCCATCTTCCGGGGGCTGCGGAATTGACTGCAAACCTGCCAAAATCCGGGGACACGCCATAA
- a CDS encoding sigma-70 family RNA polymerase sigma factor, which yields MQTINLKQYYPFCKEDIFVEVSDEIVEAFLLDKRAEAARDRKMFRYKAFYSLDCNDGIENAAIGWAQPSPEDYLIEKEELAEYEELIRRLYEAISSLPPMQARRVHARYMLGMKVKDIAAMEGITPSQAGKSIHAALRRLRRYFARQKWTVNL from the coding sequence ATGCAGACCATCAATCTCAAACAATATTATCCATTTTGCAAAGAGGACATTTTTGTGGAGGTGTCCGATGAGATCGTCGAAGCGTTTCTTCTGGATAAGAGAGCCGAGGCCGCCAGAGATCGCAAGATGTTCCGGTATAAGGCGTTTTATTCCCTCGATTGTAACGATGGAATCGAAAATGCCGCCATCGGCTGGGCGCAGCCATCGCCGGAGGACTACCTGATAGAAAAAGAAGAATTAGCCGAATACGAAGAACTGATACGGCGATTGTACGAAGCAATTTCTTCCCTGCCGCCTATGCAGGCCCGCCGTGTCCACGCCCGCTATATGCTGGGTATGAAAGTGAAAGATATTGCCGCAATGGAGGGTATCACGCCATCACAGGCGGGAAAATCCATCCATGCCGCACTGCGGAGGCTGCGCCGGTACTTTGCTCGACAGAAATGGACGGTTAATCTATGA
- a CDS encoding RNA polymerase subunit sigma-24, whose protein sequence is MKTINLRWMYPHYRHDEFVDVTDEIWTAMYQAQREMENYERRKVYHRAYYSLDAYSWLENYALEHSSSPEDILLEREEMTTRLHLIAALPVALAHATPTQARRVHAYYMGGIKQPEISRREGVHSSKVSVSIRRGLRNMRRCYDDLFQTE, encoded by the coding sequence ATGAAAACAATCAATCTGCGGTGGATGTATCCCCACTACCGGCATGACGAGTTTGTGGATGTTACAGACGAGATATGGACAGCGATGTATCAGGCCCAGCGGGAGATGGAGAACTATGAGCGCCGGAAAGTCTACCACCGCGCCTACTACTCTCTGGACGCATACAGCTGGCTGGAAAATTACGCACTGGAACACAGCAGCTCGCCGGAAGATATTTTGCTGGAACGAGAAGAAATGACCACCCGCCTGCACCTGATAGCAGCTCTGCCGGTGGCTCTGGCTCATGCCACTCCGACACAGGCCCGCCGTGTTCACGCCTATTACATGGGAGGTATCAAGCAGCCGGAAATCTCCCGGAGAGAGGGCGTCCACAGCAGCAAGGTCAGCGTTTCCATTCGCCGGGGGCTGCGGAATATGCGCCGCTGCTATGATGACCTTTTTCAAACAGAGTGA
- a CDS encoding ECF-type sigma factor gives MEVTINYNGQAVAVEVTLEVYEFLDRADHKTENLFHEQRRHWDGREFDEYIITTEGVGVYGETPEEYLCRMETLHELMAVLDTCTEAQRRRFLLYALDGLSLAEIGVLCGCSKVAVYQSVEAVRKKFINFFENRLNE, from the coding sequence ATGGAAGTTACCATCAATTATAACGGACAAGCCGTGGCCGTGGAGGTTACGCTGGAAGTCTATGAATTTCTTGACCGGGCCGATCACAAAACGGAGAACCTGTTTCATGAACAGCGGCGGCATTGGGATGGCCGGGAGTTTGACGAGTACATCATTACCACCGAGGGTGTAGGGGTCTACGGCGAAACGCCGGAGGAATACCTTTGCCGCATGGAAACGCTGCATGAGCTGATGGCTGTTCTGGACACCTGTACCGAGGCCCAGCGCCGCCGGTTCCTGCTCTATGCGCTTGACGGGCTGAGCCTTGCAGAGATCGGTGTGCTGTGCGGCTGCTCCAAAGTGGCTGTTTATCAAAGTGTGGAGGCGGTCAGAAAAAAATTTATAAATTTCTTTGAGAACAGGCTTAACGAATGA
- a CDS encoding ABC transporter permease: MKDLLWAESQKLHRSKILWIAGFATVMVGLIVFAQGQFTFYDRRYINGAGWFMTAAQSLATFYVLPAVIALLGSYMICREEQEDTLKSLRLIPVDEVKLTLAKMILAFVFSVLIYLLLFAITFLVEAVLHLEALSVGLVLENLKIYFLDGVGVFFAISPIIALVARMKKGYWLALVFAEIYSFAGLFASMSQQLKTVYPMTAVFNISGYYNANMFQVLIGVVILMVCVILSLLILKGWNRKTK, translated from the coding sequence ATGAAAGATTTGCTTTGGGCGGAGAGCCAGAAACTCCACCGTTCCAAAATACTCTGGATTGCTGGGTTTGCAACAGTCATGGTAGGGTTAATCGTCTTTGCACAGGGACAGTTTACATTCTATGACCGCCGATATATTAACGGGGCTGGATGGTTTATGACAGCGGCCCAATCCCTTGCTACCTTTTATGTTCTGCCTGCTGTAATTGCCCTATTGGGAAGTTATATGATTTGCCGGGAGGAACAGGAGGATACCTTAAAATCTCTGCGGCTCATTCCCGTAGATGAAGTGAAACTGACACTTGCCAAAATGATACTTGCCTTTGTGTTCAGCGTTCTGATTTACCTTTTACTTTTTGCAATTACCTTTCTTGTCGAGGCAGTTTTGCATTTAGAAGCACTTTCCGTTGGCCTTGTGTTAGAAAATCTGAAAATATATTTTCTGGATGGGGTAGGCGTATTCTTTGCAATTTCGCCTATTATCGCTCTGGTAGCGCGGATGAAAAAGGGGTATTGGCTGGCTCTGGTATTTGCAGAAATTTATTCGTTTGCTGGATTATTTGCGAGTATGTCCCAGCAGTTAAAGACGGTATATCCCATGACAGCCGTTTTCAATATCTCTGGTTATTATAATGCAAATATGTTTCAGGTTTTAATCGGCGTTGTAATTCTGATGGTTTGTGTGATTTTGTCATTGTTAATTTTGAAAGGATGGAACCGCAAGACTAAATAA
- a CDS encoding ABC transporter permease, translating into MLKLIQVEFLKLRRRKFIWLMLLAALFMPLAAVFYFSSVKGTGVDPIMFYKWTAFSYTPWIILPVVLGMLCTMLMYNENQYDMLKQLWIVPVNKMAYFFSKFAVVLVYSICFMLVTATASILTGVLSGYIPFDSESVLYLLRKCMEISLLTAFAVLPVLAVAAAQKGYILPVCLTLIYTFLGFILLMVNMYLHPLSSMTAIVMYDIPGVVFDQPLNIPAAFLCIGVWAAASAVLANVALVRRK; encoded by the coding sequence TTGCTTAAACTGATACAAGTTGAATTTCTAAAACTGCGCCGGAGAAAGTTTATCTGGCTCATGCTGCTGGCGGCGCTCTTTATGCCACTGGCTGCCGTATTTTACTTTTCAAGTGTCAAAGGAACCGGTGTGGACCCCATTATGTTTTACAAATGGACAGCGTTCAGCTATACCCCGTGGATTATCCTGCCGGTGGTGTTGGGAATGTTGTGTACCATGCTGATGTATAACGAAAACCAGTATGATATGCTCAAACAGCTTTGGATTGTACCGGTCAATAAAATGGCATACTTTTTCAGCAAGTTTGCTGTGGTGCTGGTGTATTCCATTTGCTTTATGCTAGTTACCGCAACGGCGTCCATTCTGACCGGCGTACTATCTGGTTATATTCCCTTTGACAGTGAAAGTGTCCTTTATCTTTTGCGGAAGTGTATGGAAATTTCTCTGTTGACCGCCTTTGCGGTGTTACCAGTACTGGCGGTTGCCGCAGCGCAAAAGGGCTATATTCTCCCTGTTTGCCTGACGCTGATTTATACATTCCTCGGCTTTATCCTCTTGATGGTGAATATGTACCTACATCCGCTGTCCAGTATGACCGCTATTGTTATGTATGATATTCCGGGTGTTGTATTTGATCAGCCATTAAATATTCCAGCCGCATTTCTGTGTATTGGTGTATGGGCTGCTGCTTCGGCTGTATTGGCGAATGTGGCATTGGTTCGGAGAAAGTGA
- a CDS encoding ABC transporter ATP-binding protein has product MSDLVIETKKLTKIYGEQTAVNSVNLHVKPGRIYGLLGRNGAGKTTIMKMILGLTPITSGEVDVFGQNIKGHEKRIYPRIGAIIETPGFYPNLTGTENLEIFAKLRGTPQPNAVKNALEVVGLPYKDKKLFSKYSLGMKQRLGIANAILHDPELLILDEPTNGLDPIGIAEVRNFIKNLSVERGKTILISSHILSEISLLADDIGIIDHGILLEESSMEELEKKNRKYIQLQVSDIPKASLILERQFHVTDYAVQDEHNLRLYDTALDMAAINKALVVQDVAVISSQICNDTLEDYFKQITGGEGIA; this is encoded by the coding sequence ATGAGTGATCTTGTGATTGAAACCAAAAAGCTGACAAAGATTTACGGGGAACAAACTGCCGTTAATTCTGTGAATCTTCATGTGAAGCCGGGCCGGATTTATGGACTTTTAGGACGCAACGGAGCCGGTAAAACCACAATTATGAAAATGATTTTGGGCCTTACACCAATCACTTCCGGCGAAGTAGATGTGTTCGGACAGAACATCAAAGGCCATGAGAAACGCATTTATCCCCGTATTGGGGCCATCATCGAAACTCCCGGCTTTTATCCGAATCTGACCGGAACAGAAAACCTTGAAATCTTTGCGAAGTTACGAGGGACACCCCAGCCCAATGCCGTCAAGAATGCGCTGGAAGTTGTGGGATTGCCCTACAAAGACAAAAAGCTGTTCAGTAAGTATTCCCTCGGCATGAAGCAGCGCCTCGGTATTGCCAACGCTATTCTGCATGACCCGGAGCTTTTGATTTTGGACGAGCCGACCAATGGACTTGACCCTATCGGTATAGCCGAAGTGAGGAACTTTATTAAGAATTTAAGTGTGGAGCGTGGCAAAACCATCCTAATTTCCAGCCATATACTTTCCGAAATTTCACTGTTGGCAGATGACATAGGCATTATCGACCACGGGATTCTGCTGGAAGAAAGCAGCATGGAAGAATTAGAAAAGAAAAATCGGAAATACATCCAGCTTCAAGTGTCGGATATTCCAAAAGCCTCTTTAATTTTGGAAAGGCAATTCCATGTGACCGATTATGCGGTGCAGGACGAACACAACCTGCGGCTTTATGACACCGCACTGGATATGGCGGCAATCAACAAGGCCCTTGTGGTGCAGGATGTAGCTGTTATCAGCTCCCAAATCTGCAATGATACCCTTGAGGATTATTTCAAACAGATCACAGGGGGAGAGGGAATTGCTTAA
- a CDS encoding DUF3887 domain-containing protein — protein sequence MKRLNCLLLGILLVFSLCACQQAAPSSGEAPDQQAITEEATEYFNQMMDGDFETFFNALPQGVQDNISAETIQETWEEEVDKLGGLPENTSPDVSCYAPEHSDQIRVEFVIPCDKGNFKVFINYFPDGSLYNYVIWKNETK from the coding sequence ATGAAACGATTGAATTGTTTATTACTCGGTATTCTGCTTGTTTTTTCTCTTTGTGCCTGCCAGCAGGCCGCTCCATCTTCCGGCGAGGCTCCCGACCAACAGGCCATTACGGAAGAAGCAACCGAATACTTTAACCAAATGATGGATGGAGATTTTGAAACTTTCTTCAATGCGTTGCCGCAGGGCGTACAGGACAATATTTCTGCGGAGACGATACAGGAAACATGGGAAGAAGAAGTCGATAAGCTGGGCGGGCTGCCGGAGAACACTTCCCCGGATGTGTCCTGCTATGCGCCGGAACACTCTGACCAAATCCGTGTTGAATTTGTCATTCCTTGTGACAAAGGCAATTTCAAAGTATTCATCAACTATTTCCCGGATGGCAGCCTTTACAACTATGTTATCTGGAAGAACGAAACAAAATGA